A DNA window from Haliovirga abyssi contains the following coding sequences:
- a CDS encoding glycosyltransferase family 9 protein, with protein MKILVIQLKQIGDVLLSTPVCNSLKKTYSSAQIDYIIYDYTAGVVDNNPSISKIIKITKKERESYIEFLKLLLKIRKEKYDIVLNIQGKLEGTLITLASGAKLKIGFDRKGWEIFHTKIVNESNSKKITGAGNTIDGRLSLLTALDDEVKYDYDLKIYLKDDEVIRIKNKMIKFGINIDRPIISMGITSRRDYRIWPVEYFSKIMDYLIKKYNAQIILFYAPNDKKYNSEKDYCEAAKKLVENNKNVFTNIETENVRELLCLLKNSDIYIGNDNGPRHFAQGVDTPAFCIFSPTANKWDFNPHNNPRFRAIDLQDALGLDNEKYKEYTKNLDRDKNSMEYFKEIKPEFVISEIDKMIKELNLFK; from the coding sequence ATGAAAATTTTAGTTATTCAACTAAAACAAATTGGAGATGTTTTATTATCAACACCTGTTTGTAATAGTTTGAAAAAAACATATTCAAGTGCACAAATAGATTACATAATATATGATTATACAGCAGGAGTTGTAGATAATAATCCAAGTATATCAAAGATTATAAAAATAACTAAAAAAGAAAGAGAAAGTTATATTGAATTTTTAAAATTATTATTAAAAATAAGAAAAGAGAAATATGATATTGTTTTAAATATTCAAGGAAAACTTGAAGGGACATTAATAACATTAGCTTCTGGAGCTAAATTGAAAATAGGATTTGATAGAAAAGGGTGGGAAATATTTCATACTAAAATAGTAAATGAAAGTAACTCTAAAAAAATAACTGGAGCAGGTAATACAATTGATGGGCGACTATCTTTATTGACAGCATTAGATGATGAAGTAAAATATGATTATGATTTGAAAATTTATTTAAAGGATGATGAAGTAATAAGGATAAAGAATAAGATGATAAAGTTTGGAATTAATATAGATAGACCTATAATATCAATGGGAATTACCAGTAGAAGAGATTATAGAATTTGGCCAGTAGAATATTTTTCAAAAATTATGGATTATTTAATTAAAAAGTATAATGCTCAAATAATATTATTTTATGCTCCAAATGATAAAAAATATAATAGTGAAAAAGATTATTGTGAGGCAGCTAAAAAATTAGTAGAAAATAATAAAAATGTATTTACTAATATAGAAACAGAAAATGTAAGAGAGCTATTATGTTTGCTTAAAAATAGTGACATATATATAGGAAATGATAATGGTCCAAGACATTTTGCACAAGGGGTAGATACTCCTGCATTTTGTATTTTTTCACCAACGGCAAATAAATGGGACTTTAATCCACATAATAATCCTAGATTTAGAGCTATTGATTTACAAGATGCTTTAGGATTAGATAATGAAAAATATAAAGAGTATACTAAAAATTTAGATAGAGATAAAAATAGCATGGAATATTTTAAAGAGATAAAACCTGAATTTGTAATTAGTGAAATTGATAAAATGATAAAAGAATTAAATTTATTTAAATAG
- a CDS encoding glycosyltransferase translates to MKISVSMITYNEENKLEKTLKSVYNWVDEIVIVDSYSSDKTVEIAKKYGAKVYIEDWKGFGKQKNSALEKCTGDWILLIDADEEITENLRDEILNIINSDKIEKNVYKIPRISWWFGKKTHEKDSVIRLVKKDSGKYNEKEVHEEFVTKENIGVLKNSINHYTYVSLEEYFMKFNKYTTLAALELRKKGRKFNLGRLFFEPIRNFLKIYIGKKGILEGYYGFLRAILSGMYGIVRYSKLYLLEKENPNILISRTDKIGDLVLSVPSFSKIRNMYPNAKIAILVRNYNYDIVKNLPYIDEVIKIDDYSEKELIKKIRKFNANIFIALFTNKFIGKLSIKSKAKYRIGPYSKLHSFFSYNKGVFQKRSKSIKNEAEYNLDLIKRVDGKLFYNSKDGESKIYLGESNKKLAEKFYVEKRINKKLKTIVIHPFSGGSAKNLTIEQYIELIKRIKQELDINVVVTGGIGDKAKIDYFRKKIIDVNYFIGKRSILDLAAIINKGDIFIGSSTGPTHIAGILGKDIVAIYPKIKAQSKIRWGVLGNGKVEYIEPEENCKEKYKCNEKCEYYDCFSKIKLEKIVIKIKKIIDEE, encoded by the coding sequence TTGAAAATATCAGTATCAATGATAACTTATAATGAAGAAAACAAACTGGAAAAAACATTGAAATCTGTATATAATTGGGTTGATGAAATTGTTATAGTTGATAGTTATAGTAGTGACAAAACAGTTGAAATTGCTAAAAAATATGGAGCTAAAGTATATATAGAGGATTGGAAAGGTTTTGGAAAACAAAAAAATAGTGCATTAGAAAAATGTACTGGTGATTGGATATTATTAATTGATGCTGATGAAGAAATAACAGAAAATTTAAGAGATGAGATTTTAAATATTATAAATAGCGATAAAATTGAAAAAAATGTATATAAAATTCCTCGTATATCATGGTGGTTTGGGAAAAAGACTCATGAAAAAGATTCTGTAATAAGATTGGTAAAAAAAGATAGTGGGAAATATAATGAAAAAGAAGTTCATGAAGAATTTGTAACTAAAGAGAATATAGGAGTGTTAAAAAATAGTATAAATCATTATACTTATGTTTCTTTAGAAGAATATTTTATGAAATTTAATAAATATACTACTTTAGCAGCTTTAGAACTAAGAAAAAAAGGTAGAAAATTTAATTTAGGAAGACTATTTTTTGAACCAATTAGAAATTTTTTGAAGATATATATTGGGAAAAAAGGGATATTAGAGGGATATTATGGTTTTTTAAGAGCAATTTTAAGTGGAATGTATGGAATAGTTAGATATTCAAAATTATACTTATTAGAAAAAGAAAATCCAAATATATTAATATCAAGAACAGATAAAATAGGGGATCTTGTTTTATCTGTTCCTTCTTTTTCTAAAATTAGAAATATGTATCCAAATGCTAAAATAGCTATTTTAGTTAGAAATTACAATTATGATATAGTAAAAAATTTGCCATATATTGATGAAGTTATAAAAATAGATGATTATAGTGAAAAAGAATTAATAAAAAAAATAAGAAAATTTAATGCAAACATATTTATTGCACTTTTTACAAATAAATTTATTGGGAAATTGTCTATAAAAAGTAAAGCAAAATATAGAATAGGTCCATATTCTAAATTACATTCATTTTTTTCATATAATAAAGGGGTATTTCAAAAGAGGTCCAAATCTATAAAAAATGAGGCAGAATATAATTTGGATCTGATAAAAAGAGTTGATGGGAAATTGTTTTATAATAGTAAAGATGGAGAGAGTAAGATATATTTAGGAGAAAGCAATAAAAAATTAGCAGAGAAATTTTATGTAGAAAAAAGAATCAATAAGAAATTAAAAACTATAGTGATACACCCGTTTTCTGGAGGGTCTGCAAAGAATTTGACAATAGAACAATATATAGAGCTAATTAAGAGAATAAAACAGGAATTAGATATAAATGTGGTGGTAACAGGTGGAATAGGTGATAAGGCTAAAATAGATTATTTTAGAAAAAAGATTATTGATGTGAATTATTTTATAGGGAAGAGGTCAATATTAGATTTAGCTGCTATTATTAATAAAGGAGATATATTTATTGGGAGTTCTACTGGGCCTACACATATAGCAGGGATTTTGGGAAAAGATATAGTAGCAATATATCCTAAAATAAAAGCACAATCTAAAATTAGATGGGGTGTATTAGGAAATGGAAAAGTAGAATATATAGAGCCGGAAGAGAATTGCAAAGAGAAATATAAATGTAATGAGAAGTGTGAGTATTATGATTGTTTTAGTAAAATTAAATTAGAAAAAATAGTAATTAAAATAAAGAAGATTATTGATGAGGAGTAA
- a CDS encoding CesT family type III secretion system chaperone, which yields MVKIRKVEEKNLEEVLLENGYLVEKKEGIYFVKFKEFDAKAVMLEEGETLFVQVDLVGVDDLHNDVALYKKLLDLNTEILPVSIAIDSTDKGNQRLVINESLEIENLDENELLKVFDTIDMSFGKIFNLLKEYKK from the coding sequence ATGGTAAAGATTAGAAAAGTAGAAGAAAAAAATTTAGAAGAAGTGTTGTTGGAAAATGGATATTTAGTGGAAAAAAAAGAGGGGATTTATTTTGTGAAATTTAAGGAGTTTGATGCAAAAGCAGTAATGTTAGAAGAGGGAGAAACTTTATTTGTTCAAGTTGATTTGGTTGGAGTAGATGATCTGCACAATGATGTGGCACTTTATAAAAAGTTATTAGACCTAAATACAGAAATATTGCCTGTATCAATTGCAATAGATTCTACAGATAAAGGAAATCAAAGGTTAGTTATCAACGAATCATTAGAAATTGAAAATTTAGATGAAAACGAGTTACTAAAAGTATTTGATACAATTGATATGAGTTTTGGAAAGATATTTAATTTATTAAAAGAATATAAAAAATAG
- a CDS encoding HD-GYP domain-containing protein, with protein MEVLTLDIISALINALKYANINRLIKLEKRAVLTNLLSMEIDENITYQATMASFLKDIGKIGVREVKEKRMNYKSSEIMRIMPEIIPFQYNIADIILESNEKIDGTGCPSNKEDVLIEAQIIVIVEEYLKTMSFEELSNEKRYNRKIVLQLKKLLENGKIIDILNDEKKLNKVFSGEINKYNVYKEQLEGVEEEQFMHTIASIIDAKHQYTGGHTQRVATFSYAIAKNMGYEKEKLSEIRYAAYLHDIGKLAVDLDILDKPGKLTDEEFEKIKLHAKYSYDILSDSPRLRKFAFGALHHEKMDGTGYPFGLKGDEIPEGSRLIAIADILDALTSDRNYRKPFTFKEAFELMEMMKGTALDSKIFDIAKTTFNI; from the coding sequence ATGGAAGTTTTAACTTTGGATATAATAAGTGCTTTGATAAATGCTCTAAAATACGCTAATATTAATAGGCTTATAAAATTAGAAAAAAGAGCTGTATTAACAAATTTATTATCAATGGAAATAGATGAAAATATAACATATCAAGCAACTATGGCTTCTTTTCTTAAAGATATTGGGAAAATTGGAGTGAGAGAAGTTAAAGAAAAAAGGATGAATTATAAATCTTCTGAAATAATGAGGATAATGCCAGAAATTATTCCATTTCAATATAATATAGCTGATATTATATTAGAAAGTAATGAAAAAATAGATGGGACTGGTTGTCCTTCTAATAAAGAAGATGTATTAATTGAAGCTCAAATAATAGTAATTGTAGAAGAGTATCTAAAAACCATGAGTTTTGAAGAACTGTCTAATGAAAAAAGATATAATCGAAAAATAGTTTTACAGTTGAAAAAACTATTAGAAAATGGTAAAATTATAGATATTTTAAATGATGAAAAAAAGCTAAATAAAGTTTTTTCTGGAGAGATAAATAAATATAACGTTTATAAAGAACAGCTAGAAGGAGTAGAGGAAGAACAATTTATGCATACAATAGCATCTATAATTGATGCAAAACATCAGTATACTGGGGGGCATACTCAAAGAGTTGCAACATTTAGTTATGCTATAGCTAAAAATATGGGATACGAAAAAGAAAAACTATCAGAAATTAGGTATGCTGCGTATTTACATGATATTGGGAAATTAGCGGTAGATTTAGATATTTTGGATAAACCAGGAAAATTAACAGATGAAGAATTTGAAAAAATAAAATTACACGCAAAATATTCATATGATATTTTAAGTGATTCGCCAAGATTAAGGAAGTTTGCGTTTGGGGCATTACATCACGAAAAAATGGATGGAACAGGATACCCTTTCGGACTAAAAGGAGATGAAATTCCAGAAGGTTCTAGATTAATAGCAATTGCAGATATTTTAGATGCTTTAACTTCAGATAGAAATTATAGAAAACCATTTACATTTAAAGAAGCTTTTGAATTAATGGAGATGATGAAAGGAACAGCTTTAGATAGTAAAATATTTGATATAGCTAAAACTACATTTAATATATAA
- a CDS encoding O-antigen ligase family protein, with amino-acid sequence MLNINKKKILEKIKILQEVGLYILALSFFVSTAGFNIGLGIIAIGTIVKLFIAPKDINLGNKNILYWFLFSYIVLAIWSLFSVGGIDSFIYHLNRQSRFIVILLIGEAIRDKRVFFRFLVFLGISISLSSFNGIFEHLKYPSKRIDSFLKLTHYGPALMEMLILFFAMIITKTYSYRYRIILFSSFYLLGITNILYMKTRAVWVGLFLGQLAIMFFNKKKRYFILSIVIILIIAFIGKETYLRRAESIGNIKTDTSNTTRMKLWKAGIYTFENNIIFGAGSNNDNSTPFFKQYIIKKSFKIFHFNGDPHNMYISFLAEYGLGGLLYMILIFYIIPKEFFRYYKARKRFDLDGIFYGVIGMTIGFYIVGIFWNIWYRDYHPSLGFFIGLGIFNFLYSNNERTENEKKIS; translated from the coding sequence ATGTTAAATATAAATAAAAAAAAAATATTAGAAAAAATTAAGATATTACAAGAGGTAGGATTATATATTTTAGCATTATCTTTTTTTGTTTCAACAGCAGGGTTTAATATTGGATTAGGAATAATCGCTATTGGTACTATAGTTAAATTATTTATAGCACCAAAAGATATAAATTTAGGTAATAAAAATATATTATATTGGTTTTTATTTTCATATATAGTATTGGCAATATGGTCACTATTTTCAGTAGGTGGAATAGATAGTTTTATTTATCATTTAAATAGACAAAGTAGGTTTATAGTAATTCTGTTAATTGGAGAGGCAATAAGAGATAAAAGAGTTTTTTTTAGATTTTTAGTTTTCTTAGGTATATCAATATCATTATCTTCGTTTAATGGGATTTTTGAACATTTAAAATATCCTTCTAAGAGAATAGATAGCTTTCTAAAATTAACACATTATGGACCTGCCTTAATGGAGATGTTAATACTGTTTTTTGCAATGATAATAACTAAAACTTATTCTTATAGATACAGAATTATACTGTTTTCAAGTTTTTATTTATTAGGAATAACTAATATTTTATATATGAAAACTAGGGCTGTTTGGGTAGGATTGTTTTTAGGACAACTAGCAATTATGTTTTTTAATAAAAAAAAGCGTTATTTTATTTTAAGTATAGTAATAATATTAATAATTGCATTTATTGGAAAAGAAACATATCTTAGAAGAGCGGAATCTATTGGAAATATAAAAACAGACACATCAAATACCACAAGAATGAAATTATGGAAGGCGGGAATATATACTTTTGAAAATAATATAATTTTTGGAGCAGGATCTAATAATGATAATAGCACGCCTTTTTTTAAACAGTATATAATAAAGAAGTCATTTAAAATATTTCACTTTAATGGAGATCCTCATAATATGTATATATCATTTTTGGCAGAGTATGGATTAGGTGGACTTCTTTATATGATTTTGATTTTTTATATAATACCAAAAGAATTTTTTAGATATTATAAAGCTAGAAAACGTTTTGACTTAGATGGGATTTTCTATGGAGTTATAGGGATGACAATAGGTTTTTATATTGTTGGTATTTTTTGGAATATATGGTATAGAGATTACCATCCAAGTTTAGGATTTTTTATAGGATTGGGAATATTTAATTTTTTATATTCTAATAATGAAAGGACAGAAAATGAAAAAAAAATTAGTTAG
- a CDS encoding lipopolysaccharide biosynthesis protein, whose translation MYKKLKKEKYKNWDMRFDAKFENILEIIGIIKNIIDKKEIKFDEILKDTDRSFVGVVKVKDKNIIFKQPKEKNRRKWIRFLTLFRKGEALKNFYIMNKAEKIGIKSNKPYLSVEKKEYGMVVDSWVIYEYIDGRECANREEYEKLFKILDDIHNKGYLHGDSQVQNFVFSGDEVYTIDCGLKKNIYGKFGKMYEYIYLRESRREIEKYYKFDIQNFYYKAAEFYKKWLYFLGRNRKKVKKLIQGVHNGKD comes from the coding sequence ATGTATAAAAAATTAAAAAAAGAAAAATATAAAAATTGGGATATGAGATTTGATGCAAAATTTGAAAATATATTAGAAATTATTGGAATTATAAAAAATATTATAGATAAAAAAGAGATAAAATTTGATGAAATTTTAAAAGATACAGACAGAAGTTTTGTTGGAGTAGTTAAAGTAAAGGATAAAAATATAATATTTAAACAGCCAAAAGAGAAAAATAGAAGGAAGTGGATAAGGTTTTTAACTTTATTTAGAAAAGGAGAAGCTTTAAAAAATTTTTATATAATGAATAAAGCTGAAAAAATTGGAATAAAATCTAATAAGCCTTATTTAAGTGTAGAAAAAAAAGAGTATGGAATGGTTGTTGACTCTTGGGTTATTTATGAATATATAGATGGTAGAGAGTGTGCAAACAGAGAAGAGTATGAAAAATTATTTAAAATATTAGATGATATTCATAATAAAGGGTATTTGCATGGTGATTCTCAAGTTCAAAATTTTGTATTCTCAGGAGATGAAGTTTATACAATAGATTGTGGGTTAAAGAAAAATATTTATGGGAAATTTGGGAAAATGTATGAATATATATATTTAAGAGAGAGTAGGAGAGAGATAGAAAAATATTATAAGTTTGATATTCAAAATTTTTATTATAAAGCAGCAGAATTTTACAAAAAATGGCTTTACTTTTTAGGTAGAAATAGAAAAAAAGTTAAAAAATTAATTCAGGGGGTGCACAATGGTAAAGATTAG
- a CDS encoding nucleotidyltransferase domain-containing protein, translating into MKIDRLENKIINYLTNQLEVELIYMFGSYVKGNFNKNSDIDIAI; encoded by the coding sequence ATGAAAATAGATAGATTAGAGAATAAAATTATAAATTATTTAACTAATCAATTAGAAGTAGAATTAATATATATGTTTGGTTCTTATGTAAAAGGGAATTTTAATAAAAATAGTGATATTGATATAGCTATATAG
- a CDS encoding glycosyltransferase family 9 protein, with protein MKKKLVRYFLLRNRNKKIDIKKIDKILFIAYDAIGDMIMTTPVFRELKKIYPEKKIGVLCSERNKDVLKYNPYVDKIFIKNSKKWYFKDLRILKKIRDEKYDICINLWNKISMTEMSFIKLLNVKYRASGVFQKNSENKYNILTEDIKMYDYIFGDRKEKHFSKQQISSLEVFGIKTDNLKYDIFISEKEKEKAKKFFKEFSGKIKIFINMFSSEEKRNIKFEDVCFIVEKVKEKYKNAIFFLNSIPEKRVELIEKIKKSNFENIKIMYETESILDAVAGIEYADLLITPDTSFTHIAEALDKPMIVIYSGVLKNYEKVKTFSKKHYAIFSDNKDENIIEKYDKNKIIEKLELILDEEKI; from the coding sequence ATGAAAAAAAAATTAGTTAGATATTTTTTATTGAGAAATAGAAATAAAAAAATAGATATAAAAAAAATAGATAAGATTTTATTTATTGCATATGATGCAATAGGAGATATGATAATGACAACTCCTGTATTTAGAGAATTAAAAAAAATATATCCTGAAAAAAAGATTGGAGTATTGTGTAGTGAAAGGAATAAAGATGTTTTAAAATATAACCCATATGTTGATAAAATCTTTATAAAAAATTCAAAAAAATGGTATTTTAAAGATTTAAGGATTTTGAAAAAAATAAGAGATGAAAAATATGACATATGTATTAACTTATGGAATAAAATTTCTATGACAGAGATGTCATTTATAAAACTTTTAAATGTAAAATATAGAGCTAGTGGAGTATTTCAAAAAAATAGTGAAAATAAATATAATATATTAACAGAAGATATAAAAATGTATGATTATATTTTTGGGGATAGAAAAGAAAAACATTTTTCTAAGCAACAAATTAGTTCTTTAGAAGTTTTTGGAATTAAAACTGATAATTTAAAATATGATATATTTATATCAGAAAAAGAAAAAGAAAAAGCTAAAAAATTTTTCAAAGAATTTTCTGGAAAAATAAAAATTTTTATTAATATGTTTTCTAGTGAAGAAAAAAGAAATATTAAATTTGAAGATGTATGTTTTATAGTAGAAAAAGTAAAAGAAAAATATAAAAATGCAATATTCTTTTTAAATTCTATTCCAGAAAAAAGAGTGGAATTAATTGAAAAAATAAAAAAGAGTAATTTTGAGAATATAAAAATAATGTATGAAACAGAATCTATATTAGATGCAGTAGCAGGAATAGAATATGCAGATTTGTTGATTACGCCAGATACTTCATTTACACATATAGCAGAAGCATTAGATAAACCAATGATAGTTATTTATTCTGGAGTATTAAAAAATTATGAGAAAGTAAAGACTTTTTCTAAGAAACATTATGCTATTTTTTCTGATAATAAAGATGAAAATATTATTGAAAAATATGATAAAAATAAAATTATAGAAAAATTAGAATTAATATTAGATGAGGAGAAAATATGA
- a CDS encoding glycosyltransferase family 9 protein: protein MYKKLRKIHMNLKDKIKDKRIKGFKFLFDKKKVKADLKNIKKNKILFLRHDGKIGDMIISTMMYREIKKNNPNITIGVITRENTFDLIKNNPYIDNIYIYKKKYKYIKKIAGDISKVNYDVLIDFGDGISEKTIYLLNKIQAKVNIGFMKKDYKIFDISLDEKELNEHITNRYKKVLNFLGFEVSSYKYDIFENRSNDKIKLIKKNSVGEKTICINRFGASKHRTLSENNMLEIIYGILKLNKNIKILLLTPSNKKSLNKRVIDKIGDEKVKLIESENIMNAIEIMKKVDLIVTPDTSIIHIASALQKPLVGIYRKGNAMKCWGPKGTNYKIVTSNSKDEINELETDKVVENIKKILQEI from the coding sequence ATGTATAAAAAATTGAGAAAAATTCATATGAATTTAAAAGATAAAATAAAAGATAAAAGAATTAAGGGATTTAAATTTTTATTTGATAAAAAAAAAGTAAAAGCTGATTTGAAAAATATAAAAAAAAATAAAATTTTATTTTTGAGGCATGATGGAAAAATTGGAGATATGATAATAAGTACAATGATGTACAGAGAAATAAAAAAAAATAATCCAAATATAACAATTGGTGTAATAACTAGAGAAAATACATTTGATTTAATAAAAAACAATCCATATATAGATAACATATATATTTATAAAAAAAAATATAAATATATAAAAAAAATTGCTGGAGATATTTCTAAAGTTAATTATGATGTGTTAATTGATTTTGGAGATGGAATCAGCGAAAAAACAATTTATTTATTGAATAAAATACAGGCTAAAGTAAATATAGGATTTATGAAAAAAGATTATAAAATATTTGATATATCTTTGGATGAAAAAGAACTTAATGAACATATAACAAATAGATATAAAAAAGTTTTGAATTTTTTAGGATTTGAAGTATCAAGTTATAAATATGATATTTTTGAAAATAGGAGTAATGATAAAATAAAATTAATAAAAAAAAATAGTGTAGGCGAGAAAACAATATGTATAAATAGGTTTGGAGCTAGCAAACATAGAACATTATCAGAAAATAATATGCTTGAAATTATATATGGTATTTTAAAATTAAATAAAAATATAAAAATATTATTACTTACTCCAAGTAATAAAAAAAGTTTGAATAAGAGGGTTATAGACAAAATTGGAGATGAAAAAGTAAAATTAATAGAGAGTGAAAATATAATGAATGCAATTGAGATAATGAAAAAAGTAGATTTAATTGTAACACCAGATACTTCAATTATACATATCGCTTCAGCACTCCAAAAACCATTAGTTGGAATATATAGAAAAGGAAATGCTATGAAATGTTGGGGGCCTAAAGGAACAAATTATAAAATAGTTACTTCTAATTCAAAGGATGAGATAAACGAGTTAGAAACAGATAAAGTTGTAGAGAATATAAAAAAAATATTACAGGAGATATAG
- a CDS encoding glycosyltransferase family 4 protein — protein sequence MNILYSVMADGWGGLEKYPLTIYEELLKKGNNIYILTVNGSRLHQECMKRGIKVFVVDKIKKIDLKTIKYIKKLILELKIDVIHSNTTRELYNFYFALIGNKNIKYFITYHIGVPNHKEILHKILYKRVNKIIAINSREKNLMLENIPILNNKIELLYNGVDLKRFDRKKVELKNIREQFGIPEQGLLITGIGNLSDGKGISEFIDAAKIICDKYKNIYFLWIGEATYTKNKKALEEAKETIKNYEIDKNVYMAGYRNDIPEILKESDIFTLPAYGESFGIVYIEAMAMELPVIGCNSGGVPELIKDGKNGFLAEPRSAKSLANQFEKYIKNSELIKKHGKIGKEISERFSMKSHVEKLIKIYEG from the coding sequence ATGAATATTTTATATTCTGTTATGGCAGATGGCTGGGGTGGTCTTGAAAAATACCCTTTGACTATTTATGAAGAATTATTAAAAAAAGGAAATAATATTTATATATTAACAGTAAATGGAAGTAGATTGCATCAAGAGTGTATGAAAAGGGGAATAAAAGTATTTGTAGTAGATAAAATAAAAAAAATAGATTTAAAAACAATAAAATATATAAAAAAATTAATTTTAGAATTAAAAATAGATGTGATTCATTCAAATACAACTCGTGAATTATATAATTTTTATTTTGCATTGATTGGTAATAAAAATATAAAATACTTTATAACATATCATATAGGAGTTCCAAATCATAAAGAAATTTTACATAAAATATTATATAAAAGAGTAAATAAAATTATAGCAATAAACAGTAGAGAAAAAAATTTGATGCTTGAAAATATCCCTATTTTGAATAACAAGATAGAATTATTATATAATGGTGTGGATTTAAAAAGATTTGATAGAAAAAAAGTGGAACTGAAAAATATCAGAGAACAATTTGGGATACCTGAGCAGGGATTGCTTATTACTGGAATTGGAAATTTATCCGATGGGAAGGGAATATCTGAATTTATAGATGCTGCGAAAATTATTTGTGATAAATATAAAAATATATATTTTTTATGGATAGGCGAAGCTACATATACTAAAAATAAAAAAGCATTAGAAGAAGCAAAAGAAACAATAAAAAATTATGAAATAGATAAAAATGTATATATGGCAGGTTATAGAAACGATATTCCAGAGATATTAAAAGAGAGCGATATATTTACATTGCCAGCATATGGAGAATCTTTTGGGATTGTATATATTGAGGCAATGGCAATGGAGCTACCTGTTATAGGGTGTAATTCTGGAGGAGTACCGGAATTAATAAAAGATGGAAAGAATGGATTTTTAGCAGAACCAAGATCAGCTAAGAGTCTAGCTAACCAATTTGAAAAATATATTAAAAATAGCGAATTGATAAAAAAACATGGAAAAATTGGGAAAGAGATATCAGAGAGATTTTCAATGAAAAGCCATGTTGAAAAACTAATTAAAATTTACGAAGGATAA
- a CDS encoding PspA/IM30 family protein: MGIFDRISNVFKSNVNSMLDKVEDPEKILDQNIIDMEKEYTKAKESIARAKAEEIGLNKRIAYLKQEMEKWTNNAKLALGKGNEELAKKALAKKQGYEQELNAIVGDRDSIEKNVEELLGSLKMMENKISEAKRKKDLLKMRLQTAKAKKKIVETKAKIGGIGEGAFDSFNKMEEKANKMINEADALEQINNSLAEEDVDEEFKQLETSGNVESDLEKMKKELGM, encoded by the coding sequence ATGGGAATATTTGATAGAATTTCAAATGTGTTTAAATCAAACGTTAATTCAATGTTAGACAAGGTAGAAGATCCAGAAAAAATATTAGATCAAAATATAATAGATATGGAAAAAGAGTATACAAAAGCTAAAGAGAGCATTGCAAGAGCAAAAGCAGAAGAGATAGGATTAAATAAGAGAATAGCATATTTGAAGCAAGAGATGGAGAAATGGACAAATAATGCTAAATTAGCTTTGGGAAAAGGAAATGAAGAACTAGCTAAAAAAGCTTTGGCTAAAAAACAAGGATATGAACAAGAATTAAATGCTATAGTTGGAGATAGAGATAGTATAGAAAAAAATGTAGAAGAACTGCTTGGAAGTTTAAAAATGATGGAAAATAAGATTTCAGAAGCAAAACGGAAAAAAGATTTATTGAAAATGAGACTTCAAACTGCAAAGGCTAAGAAAAAAATAGTTGAGACAAAAGCTAAAATAGGTGGAATTGGAGAAGGAGCTTTTGACAGTTTTAATAAAATGGAAGAAAAAGCTAATAAAATGATAAATGAAGCTGATGCTTTAGAACAAATAAATAATTCTTTAGCAGAAGAAGATGTGGACGAAGAGTTTAAACAATTAGAAACAAGCGGAAATGTAGAGAGTGATTTGGAAAAGATGAAAAAAGAGTTAGGAATGTAA